A single window of Salvia splendens isolate huo1 chromosome 8, SspV2, whole genome shotgun sequence DNA harbors:
- the LOC121746199 gene encoding uncharacterized protein LOC121746199 translates to MPMEGIGAGLAVSGQQGHSGGSRGSNRGGGNWRRNNNQRDDEDKSKLVCSYCKKKKHTKESCFELIGYPDWWEEKHEKPPPPPPPPRTPWNHGGGHAAAVTGEVRKGDQNAASDKSREVATSPAVNKTRAANLVTGGSGSIVGDWSEEQMVEEAASSLTVSGYSNRRNNWMWH, encoded by the exons ATGCCTATGGAGGGAATCGGTGCTGGACTCGCCGTCTCCGGACAGCAGGGTCACTCCGGCGGCTCTCGGGGTAGTAATCGAGGCGGCGGGAATTGGCGACGAAACAACAACCAACGCGACGATGAAGACAAATCGAAGCTTGTGTGCTCCTATTGCAAAAAGAAAAAGCACACGAAAGAATCATGCTTTGAGTTGATTGGCTACCCCGACTGGTGGGAAGAGAAACATGagaagccgccgccgccgccgccaccacctcGAACTCCCTGGAACCACGGTGGAGGACACGCAGCTGCGGTGACTGGAGAAGTCCGAAAAGGAGACCAAAACGCAGCCTCCGACAAAAGCCGAGAGGTCGCAACAAGCCCAGCGGTCAACAAAACTAGGGCTGCAAACCTCGTCACCGGTGGGAGCGGTAGTATCGTCGGCGATTGGAGTGAGGAACAAATGGTGGAAGAAGCGGCGTCGAGCCTTACGGTTTCAG GATATTCGAACCGGAGAAATAATTGGATGTGGCACTGA
- the LOC121746198 gene encoding uncharacterized protein LOC121746198 isoform X2 has protein sequence MDGSPAGYYYSAGSGDGAKNWLLFLMGGGWCDNVDDCQSKLNQSFGSSKFMPFTKFSEILSPDRQINPGFSWPIVTNHHSSVTPSLMAKDRNFNFVDPGFLMLLLTTFWLKGWALERMLFFLEYRQGGLRLSYIVTAFEHVSPMWAE, from the exons ATGGACGGCTCACCGGCTGGCTACTATTACTCGGCCGGGTCAGGAGACGGGGCCAAGAATTGGCTCCTTTTTCTCATG gGAGGTGGATGGTGTGATAACGTTGATGATTGCCAAAGCAAACTGAATCAATCTTTTGGCAGTAGCAAATTCATGCCTTTTACCAAATTCTCTGAGATTCTTAGCCCAGATCGCCAAATCAACCCGg GATTTTCGTGGCCTATTGTGACCAATCATCATTCCTCGGTGACACCGAGTTTGATGGCCAA GGACCGAAACTTCAATTTCGTGGATCCAGGATTTTTGATGCTGTTGTTGACGACCTTTTGGCTAAAGGGATGGGCGTTGGAGAGAAT GCTATTCTTTCTGGAATATCGGCAGGGGGGCTTGCGACTATCTTACATTGTGACGGCTTTCGAGCACGTCTCCCCGATGTGGGCAGAGTGA
- the LOC121746198 gene encoding pectin acetylesterase 8-like isoform X1, with protein sequence MDGSPAGYYYSAGSGDGAKNWLLFLMGGGWCDNVDDCQSKLNQSFGSSKFMPFTKFSEILSPDRQINPDFYNWNRIFVAYCDQSSFLGDTEFDGQGPKLQFRGSRIFDAVVDDLLAKGMGVGENAILSGISAGGLATILHCDGFRARLPDVGRVKCLSDGGFFFRGENVLNADYREKYFAASVITLHVCITSL encoded by the exons ATGGACGGCTCACCGGCTGGCTACTATTACTCGGCCGGGTCAGGAGACGGGGCCAAGAATTGGCTCCTTTTTCTCATG gGAGGTGGATGGTGTGATAACGTTGATGATTGCCAAAGCAAACTGAATCAATCTTTTGGCAGTAGCAAATTCATGCCTTTTACCAAATTCTCTGAGATTCTTAGCCCAGATCGCCAAATCAACCCGg ATTTCTATAATTGGAATAGGATTTTCGTGGCCTATTGTGACCAATCATCATTCCTCGGTGACACCGAGTTTGATGGCCAA GGACCGAAACTTCAATTTCGTGGATCCAGGATTTTTGATGCTGTTGTTGACGACCTTTTGGCTAAAGGGATGGGCGTTGGAGAGAAT GCTATTCTTTCTGGAATATCGGCAGGGGGGCTTGCGACTATCTTACATTGTGACGGCTTTCGAGCACGTCTCCCCGATGTGGGCAGAGTGAAATGCCTCTCGGATGGGGGATTTTTCTTTCGAGG AGAGAATGTCCTTAATGCCGACTACAGAGAGAAATATTTTGCCGCCTCCGTAATTACGCTCCATGTATGTATCACTTCTTTGTAA
- the LOC121744635 gene encoding uncharacterized mitochondrial protein AtMg00810-like: MKDLGDLKYFLRIEVLKSTKWIFLRQRKYILDILAETGLLECKPADTPMAVNHGLRIREEAELTDRSRYQRLVGKLIYLSHTRPDIAYAVGIVSQFMHKLQTDHMEAALRICRYLKEPRDMACYFPRTDTLRFMGILMLIGQGTQMIGSPQQATLPLLDVI, from the coding sequence atgaaggacttgggtgATCTCAAGTATTTTCTGAGGATTGAGGTTCTAAAGTCAACTAAATGGATCTTTCTgcgacaaaggaagtatatcttGGACATCCTCGCGGAAACTGGACTACTAGAATGTAAGCCAGCAGACACTCCTATGGCAGTTAACCATGGCCTACGAATCAGAGAAGAAGCTGAGTTGACTGATCGTAGTCGATACCAGCGACTAGTTGGAAAACTCATATACCTTTCGCACACCAGGCCGGATATAGCTTATGCAGTGGGGATCgtaagtcaattcatgcacaAGCTACAGACTGACCACATGGAGGCAGCACTTAGGATTTGTCGATATTTGAAGGAACCCCGAGACATGGCGTGTTATTTTCCAAGAACGGACACCTTGAGATTCATGGGTAtactgatgctgattgggcagggaacccaaatgatAGGAAGTCCACAgcaggctactttacctttgttggatgTAATTTAG